In Corvus moneduloides isolate bCorMon1 chromosome 31, bCorMon1.pri, whole genome shotgun sequence, one DNA window encodes the following:
- the LOC116436859 gene encoding collagen alpha-1(I) chain-like: MAPLFLWGRQGSRGQEGGARPGSRDPAPSWGGRGAGAILAPPMCPWALDPPWGRGPPPDPAAPPEPLDICLALARHVFDLGVRGALGAARAALGALGLRGRGGAGGAWLQGLAAFAAVAAGLRALLRHLLPLAGLYALLQALVLLASLRPPPPPAPPGLPSPPPPRPGTPRRPGAAGGAVGPPRGAPGEPPGGGRGRDGVVGPSHRALGASRGQGEGQGGGGWTPPGVGEPPARSGGGPVRTSGIPRGPPRTLRGQQGRLESLVDHREHPGIPPWTTRNTNGPPGSQH; this comes from the exons ATGGCGCCGTTGTTTCTTTGGGGCCGCCAGGGGTCGCGCGGGCAGGAgggcggggcccggccggggTCACGTGACCCGGCGCCGTCTTGGGGAGGGCGCGGCGCGGGCGCCATCTTGG CCCCCCCGATGTGCCCGTGGGCGCTGGACCCTCCGTGGGGCCGGGGTCCCCCGCCGGACCCCGCGGCGCCGCCGGAGCCGCTGGACATCTGCCTGGCGCTGGCCCGGCACGTGTTCGACCTGGGCGTGCGGGGGGCGCtgggggcggcgcgggcggcgctgGGGGCgctggggctgcggggccgggggggcgcgggcggggcctGGCTGCAGGGGCTCGCCGCCTTCGCCGCGGTggccgcggggctgcgggcgctgctgcggcacctcctgcccctggcCGGGCTCTACGCGCTGCTGCAGGCGCTGGTGCTGCTCGCCAGCCTgcggcccccccccccgccagcccctcccggcctcccctccccgccgccaCCGCGACCGGGGACCCCCCGAcggccgggagccgccggcGGGGCTGTGGGACCCCCCCGCGGAGCGCCAGGAGAGCCCCCCGGAGGGGGACGAGGCCGTGACGGAGTGGTGGGACCCTCCCACCGAGCGCTGGGAGCCTCCCGAGGGCaaggagaggggcaggggggcGGTGGATGGACCCCTCCCGGAGTAGGGGAGCCCCCAGCTCGGTCTGGAGGGGGGCCCGTCCGCACCAGCGGGATCCCACGGGGACCCCCGAGAACACTAAGGGGACAACAGGGCCGCCTGGAGTCCCTCGTGGACCACCGGGAGCACCCTGGGATCCCCCCCTGGACTACCAGAAACACTAATGGACCACCAGGAAGCCAACACTAA